TGCTGCAATATTTGTAATAATCACTCTCTTTGTAGCAAGAATAATTAGACCTAATCGCCCTACATTTGAAAAACTAAAAGTTTATGAATGTGGAGAAAATCCCGAAGGTTCTCCATGGATAAAATTTAATATTAGATTTTATGTAGTTGCTCTTATATTTTTAATCTTTGATGTTGAAGTTGTTTTATTATTTCCATGGGCTCTTATTTATAAAGACTATGGAGTATATGGTTTTATTGTTGGAATAATTTTCTTATTGCTGTTAGTTCTTGGAATGTTTTATGAATGGCGAAAAGGTGATTTAGAATGGGCTCGCCCAAAACCTAAGCCACCTGTCTTAAATGAATTATTGAACAACAAAGAAGTCTAATCATGGGTCTATTAGATAAAGAATTTTCTGATGGCAATATTGTCGTAACAAAAGTAGAAGATTTATTTAACTGGGCACGCTTATCTTCAATTTGGCAACTTGGTTTCGGTTTAGCTTGTTGTGCTATTGAAATGATGGCTACAAGTGCTTCGCATTACGACTTTGATAGATTTGGTGTAATACCAAGAAATACTCCCCGCCAAGCAGATGCAATTATAATTTCTGGAACTGTTACATTAAAAATGGCATTAAGAATTAAAAGACTATATGAACAGATGCCAGAACCAAAATATATTATTTCAATGGGAAGTTGTGCTAATTGTGGTGGACCTTACTGGGAACATGGTTATCATGTTTTAAAAGGAGTTGATAGAGTTATACCAGTTGATGTTTATGTACCCGGTTGCCCACCAAGACCCGAAGCATTATTAGAAGGATTACTTAAGTTACAAGAAAAAATTAGAAACGAATCAATAATGACCAAGAAAGCATGAAAACAGCTGAAGAAATTTTTGATCTATTAAAAAAAGAATTTAATGATTCAATATTATCAATTGATAAAGATACTCCAACCGAACCAATTATTTCTGTCGATCCATTTAAAATAAAAGATGTATGTTTATTTTTAAGAGACAATGAAGAATTAAAATTCGATAGCTTAATGGTACTTTCAGGTGTCGACGATGCAAATGGTGAAAAAATTAAAGATGAAGATGGTACAGAAATTATAAAAGGTGGAACGCTCAGTGTTTATTATCACCTTTATTCAATACCACTTAAACATAAAATAACATTAAAAGTATCAACACCAAGAGAAAATCCACAGGTAGAATCTGTTGAATCTGTATGGAAATGTGCAGACTGGCATGAACGCGAAGCATATGACATGTTTGGAATTATTTTTTTGAATCATCCAGATTTAAGAAGAATCTTAATGCCTTATGACTGGGAAGCTGGATATCCGTTAAGAAAAGATTATAAAAATCCTGAATTCTATCAGGGAATGAGAGTTCCTTACTAATTAAAAATTTTGAGATGGCACTTAAAACTGAAACAATGATATTAAATATGGGTCCTCAACACCCTTCAACTCATGGTGTGTTGAGACTCGAACTCGAACTTGAAGGTGAACTAATTAAAAATGTAAAACCCCACATCGGATATTTACATAGATGTTTTGAAAAACATGCCGAAGCAATGACTTATCCACAAGTAATTCCCTACACAGATAGAATGGATTATTTAGCTTCGATGTATAATAATTTTGGATATGTCCTGGCAGTAGAAAAATTGCTGGGAATTCAGGTACCAGAACGTGTAGAATATATTCGTGTAATAATGGGTGAACTTCAAAGAATTGCTTCGCATCTTGTTGCAATTGGAACTTATGGATTGGATATTGGTGCATTCACTCCATTCCTTTATTGCTTTAGAGATAGAGAAAAAATTTTATCTCTATTCGAAATGACATGTGGTGCAAGATTACTCTATAATTATATGTGGGTTGGTGGCTTATCTCACGATATTCATCCAGATTTTGTTCGATTAACAAAAGAATTCATTCAATCTTTTAGACCAACTATCAAAGAATTAAATGATCTGCTTTCATACAATAAAATTTTTATAGAGAGAACTGCAAACATTGGTGTTTTACCGCTTGAAACTGCTATTAATTATGGAGTAACTGGACCTAATCTAAGAGGTAGTGGACTTGCATTCGATTTAAGGAAAGCTGAACCTTATTCAATTTATGATAGATTTGAGTTTGATATTCCTGTTGGACAGGGATTAATGGGAACTGTTGGCGATTGCTGGGATAGATACTATGTAAGAGTTCAGGAAATGGAACAAAGTTTAAGAATAATTGAACAGGCAATCGATCAAATCCCTGATGGTGATGTTCATGCTGCTATTCCTAAAAGAATTAAACCACCAAAAGGAACTGTCTACTTTAGAGTTGAAAATCCAAGAGGTGAATTAGGATACTTTATTATCAGCGATGGAAGTCCAAATCCATTTAGAGTAAAAGTAAGAGCTCCATCATTTGTAAATCTTGAAGTATTAGGAGAACTCTGCAAAGGTCATCTTGTTGCAGATGTTGTTGCAATTCTTGGAAGTATTGATATAGTATTAGGCGAGGTAGATCGATAATGTATCAATTACTCTATAATATCACAGGTAATGTAATTATATCGACAATAGTGGTTGCTTTAATTCCACTAACAGTAATTTTAATTTATGCTCTTTTTGCTATATGGCTCGAAAGAAAAGTATCTGCACATATGCAGGATAGATTGGGACCAATGAGAACTGGATGGCATGGATGGCTTCAAACAATTGCAGATATGCTCAAGATGATTCAAAAGGAAGATACAATTGCTGCAGATGCTGATAAAAAATTATTTAATGTTGCTCCTGTATTAGTTTTCACAGGCTCATTTGCTGCTTATGCTGCAATTCCATTTTCAAGTGCACTTATTGGTAGCGAAATTGAAGTAGGACTGTTTTATATAATTGCAATATCATCACTTGTTGTTGCTGGAATTTTGATGGCGGGCTGGGCATCAAATAATAAATATTCTTTACTTGGTGCAATGCGTTCTGCTGCTCAAATTGTAAGCTACGAAATCCCTACTGCTTTAATTGTATTAACAATGGCAATGTATACCGGTACATTAAGCTTAACTAAAATTAGTGAAATGCAAACTGCATATTTCTGGAACTGGAATATATTTGGTGGTCCTGAATTTGGAATAACAAAGTTCTTATTAATTCCTTTTATGATTGTAGCAGCAATAATTATGTTTATAAGTACATTAGCAGAAGTAAATCGTACACCATTCGATATACCTGAAGCTGAATCTGAACTGGTAGCAGGTTATTTTACTGAATATTCTGGAATGAAA
This is a stretch of genomic DNA from Rosettibacter firmus. It encodes these proteins:
- a CDS encoding NADH-quinone oxidoreductase subunit D, which gives rise to MALKTETMILNMGPQHPSTHGVLRLELELEGELIKNVKPHIGYLHRCFEKHAEAMTYPQVIPYTDRMDYLASMYNNFGYVLAVEKLLGIQVPERVEYIRVIMGELQRIASHLVAIGTYGLDIGAFTPFLYCFRDREKILSLFEMTCGARLLYNYMWVGGLSHDIHPDFVRLTKEFIQSFRPTIKELNDLLSYNKIFIERTANIGVLPLETAINYGVTGPNLRGSGLAFDLRKAEPYSIYDRFEFDIPVGQGLMGTVGDCWDRYYVRVQEMEQSLRIIEQAIDQIPDGDVHAAIPKRIKPPKGTVYFRVENPRGELGYFIISDGSPNPFRVKVRAPSFVNLEVLGELCKGHLVADVVAILGSIDIVLGEVDR
- the nuoH gene encoding NADH-quinone oxidoreductase subunit NuoH; this translates as MYQLLYNITGNVIISTIVVALIPLTVILIYALFAIWLERKVSAHMQDRLGPMRTGWHGWLQTIADMLKMIQKEDTIAADADKKLFNVAPVLVFTGSFAAYAAIPFSSALIGSEIEVGLFYIIAISSLVVAGILMAGWASNNKYSLLGAMRSAAQIVSYEIPTALIVLTMAMYTGTLSLTKISEMQTAYFWNWNIFGGPEFGITKFLLIPFMIVAAIIMFISTLAEVNRTPFDIPEAESELVAGYFTEYSGMKWGMFMLAEYANMLAVSAVVSILFFGGYQSPFGYIGNTLNIQWLIPFEQTFWFLSKGLILVFVQMWLRWTLPRLRVDQLMTVCWKYLIPYAVVNLIVVGIISLI
- a CDS encoding NADH-quinone oxidoreductase subunit B, encoding MGLLDKEFSDGNIVVTKVEDLFNWARLSSIWQLGFGLACCAIEMMATSASHYDFDRFGVIPRNTPRQADAIIISGTVTLKMALRIKRLYEQMPEPKYIISMGSCANCGGPYWEHGYHVLKGVDRVIPVDVYVPGCPPRPEALLEGLLKLQEKIRNESIMTKKA
- a CDS encoding NADH-quinone oxidoreductase subunit A, whose translation is MLTEFGKILIFILFAAIFVIITLFVARIIRPNRPTFEKLKVYECGENPEGSPWIKFNIRFYVVALIFLIFDVEVVLLFPWALIYKDYGVYGFIVGIIFLLLLVLGMFYEWRKGDLEWARPKPKPPVLNELLNNKEV
- a CDS encoding NADH-quinone oxidoreductase subunit C; the encoded protein is MKTAEEIFDLLKKEFNDSILSIDKDTPTEPIISVDPFKIKDVCLFLRDNEELKFDSLMVLSGVDDANGEKIKDEDGTEIIKGGTLSVYYHLYSIPLKHKITLKVSTPRENPQVESVESVWKCADWHEREAYDMFGIIFLNHPDLRRILMPYDWEAGYPLRKDYKNPEFYQGMRVPY